TTGATTTCTGCGGAAGGGGCTTCCCATCGCCGGCTTCGTTGTGTTAGTCATTCTCCATCTTGAATGACATTCACAAAATTCTGAAAGCCATTCATACATGAGCGACCCAGCCGATCAAGACCCTTCGCCAAAAATCGTCGGAGCCGTGGCCAACGCCGTTTCGATCCTGAGAAGCCTGGCGCAATCGAGCGGCCCGGCCGGCGTAAATGTGATAGCGCGTGATGCCGGCGTCAGCGTCAGCACCTGCTTCAATATCCTGCGCACGCTCTCGAGCGAGCGCCTGGTGGATTTCGATCCCGAGGCGAAGACCTATGCCATCGGCATGGGTGTTCTGGAGCTGTCCCTGCCGCTGCTGGGCGCAAACCAGGCCAATCTCATCCGGCCCGAGCTCGCCCGGCTTTCGGCGGAGCACAAGTGCCTGATGTGCCTGTGGCAGATCACCGACGGCGAGCGCATCGTGTTGATCGATCGCGTTTCCACGGCAAAGACGGTGCGCGTGGACATGTCGGACGGCTCGCGCCTGCCGACCTTCGTGGGCGCGATCGGGCGCTGTTATGCGGCGCTGCGCGACCTGCCCCGTGACGAACTGAAGGCCCGGTTCGACGCGCTGCAATGGCAGTCGCCGCCGAGCTTCGAAGAATACGTGAAGGACGTGGAGCAGGCCCGCCGCGACGGCTATGCCTTCGATCTCGGCCAGTTGTTCCGCGGCCTCGAGATTGCCGCAGCGGTCGTGACCGACCCGTCCGGCAAGCCGCGGCTCGGCATCAGCGGAATTTCCATCGCCGGCCAACTGACCCGGCCGGAAATCGAGCAGCTGGGGGCCGCGCTCAGGGATTCCGCGGATTTCATCAGCGAGTCCCTGTTCGGGGTTTCGAGCGGGCTGCGCCAGAGCGAGCGCCGGCTAGCGGCCGGGCCGGGCCGCCGTGCGCGGGGAGGAAAGGCCTGATGAGCGAAGGGAGCCCGGTCTGGGTTTTCGACAGTTTCCGGCCTGGCGAGCTTCTCGGCCACCATGCCATCGCGCTGGACGACGCCCGTCTCGCGGATTGGGAGGCGATCTATGGCGCCGTCGCGGCCGGTCGCTTGCCCTCCGGCATTCTCGTGGCGGCAATGATGGAAGCCTACCTCAAGGCCTTCTCCCCCCGGCCTCCCGGCAATGTCCACGCCTCGCAGACGTTGGCCTTCGGAGACCCCGTGCAGCCGGGAGACCAGCTTGAGGCCGAGGTCTCCTGCCTGTGGAAGGAACTGCGCAAGGCCCGCCGCTGGGTCGGTTTCGGGGTGGTCCTCAAAAAGGGGGATCGCGAGGTCCTCGCGGGCGAGATCCGGACGATCTGGGCCAAGTAAACAGGCGGCCCCGAAAGGTGTACGGGCGCCGCGAGAGCGCCGACGAAGGAAACAGCCGATGGAAATGCCACAAGACGCCGCGCTGCCGCGCGAGCTCGCCTGCGTGAGCCTCGTCGCCGACCAGGATGCAGTCGCCCGTTACGCGGAGCTGACACGGGAC
The nucleotide sequence above comes from Xanthobacter flavus. Encoded proteins:
- a CDS encoding IclR family transcriptional regulator is translated as MSDPADQDPSPKIVGAVANAVSILRSLAQSSGPAGVNVIARDAGVSVSTCFNILRTLSSERLVDFDPEAKTYAIGMGVLELSLPLLGANQANLIRPELARLSAEHKCLMCLWQITDGERIVLIDRVSTAKTVRVDMSDGSRLPTFVGAIGRCYAALRDLPRDELKARFDALQWQSPPSFEEYVKDVEQARRDGYAFDLGQLFRGLEIAAAVVTDPSGKPRLGISGISIAGQLTRPEIEQLGAALRDSADFISESLFGVSSGLRQSERRLAAGPGRRARGGKA